TCTGTCTGGAGAATACGTCTATTGCTGAAATGAATCTGGGCAATTTGAAGTTTGGTTTTAATATCCCCTCGCCTGCTATTATCAACCGTGACAAAGCATTCCAAGGCTTTTGCCTGATCGCCGGTTTGAAGATAAATGGTCCCGGCCGTATACATCAAATCCATGTTGGAAGGATTATCTTTGATCGCCTCAGTAACGATATCGGCTACAAATTCATATTCCTGGTTCTCCAGGCATATATTGATGATTTGTCCCTGGAGTCCCTTGTTGGAGCGACTTTTTGACATGATACGCGAGAAAAGCATTCTTGCCTCATTTCTGAACCCGTTAACCAAAAGTGTTTCTCCCAAACGAACCGCCGGTTCAAAATATTTCGTGCTGAAAGCAAGAATTTCCATATATAGCTGGGCCGCTCGTTTATAGGCTCGTTTTTTGATGTACAGCTTAGCCAGATGGCTACGGGATATAGTATCCTGACAATTTACAGCAACGGCCTTTTGAAGGCATTTTTCACCTATTTCGGTTTTCTTGACCTGAATATATAAAAGCCCAAGCTTTCTTAGAATCCGTGATGCATTGGGTTTAAGCGCCAACGCTCTTCGAATTTCGTCTATGGCACCTTCAATATTTCCGGCCTCTTCACACGCCCTTGCCTCAAGCAGATGAAGCTTTGCCTTGTCAGGGTGGTTGGCGGCCTCAACAACACTCTTTATTTTCGTGTCCAAAGCAGCCAGAGTTAATGGTTTAAGAAGATATCCGTCCACTTCGTGTTCTGCAACATCAGCCACAATATCGCGTTCATTTTCGGCTGTAACCATAACAACGGGAATGTCCCTGATATTTTTATCCCGGCGCAGTCTGGCCAGCATTTCACTGCCGTTCATTTCCGGCATGTTCCAGTCAACGATGAGCAAATCACAGGATGAATTTTTCAACATATTTAAGCCTGACCTGCCATTGTCCGCAAATAAAAGATTTTTGCCGATTTCAAGATTCCGCAGCATTTTACGCAGGGTCAGGCGCATGCTTTTCATGTCATCCACAATCAGTATAGTCATGTTTTGAATATCAATCATAAAATTGCTTTCTCTTTAAACCAATTCAGATATTGCTCAAGTATTTCGGGTTCAACCAATGAGTCTGACGGCTCGCCATCACCGGCCCGGGACTCAATGTCAAAAGCGGCAAGTCTCAACTGCTCTGCATTTACATTGGCGGCAGCGCCTTTTAACGCATGGGCACAGTCCTTGACATACCCAGGATCAATGGGCGCTTTTTTAATCGCCGCAATAAGGTTATCAACAAGTCCGTCCACCTCCTGGAAAAAGGACGCAAGGACTTCAGCAGCCATATCCTCATCATTGCCAAAGCGTTCAAGAAATACAGTCCGGTCAAATACAGGCGCGGAAGCAGGATTCTCTTCCACACCAGCGGCTACCTGTTCTTTTTTTTCAGCCTTATGAATATCGCGGTCAGGCGTTTTAGAATCCGGGGAGAGAAATACCTCACAAGCCAAACTTTCCGACTTATACATGTTTATCAGTTCAATTAGAGCACGGGGATTGACCGGTTTTTTTATAAAATCATCCATACCGGCTGCTTTGCATGCCTGTTGATCCTTTTCAAAAGCGTTTCCGGTCATGGCAATGATGGGTGTTGCCATAAGATCTTCTAAGGTTTCATATTCCCTGATCCGACGACTGGCTTCATAACCATCCATTTCCGGCATCTGGCAATCCATGAAGATTAAATCATATTTATTCTGTTTAACCTTTTCAACGGCCTGAATGCCGTTGGAAGCCGAATCCGTCTGATATCCCTGTTTTTTGATAATTTCTTTAACCGTCACAACATTGGTATCAATGTCATCAACGATTAAAATTTTAAATGCTCTTTTCTTACGTTCGGCTAAAGCATATCGGGTGATAATGGCCTGATTGCTTTTTTTATAAGTTGGTGAAAGTACCATGTGGAGAGCATCCTGGAGAATGGATGTATCCAAAGGAAAGCTTAAAAAAGCTGAAAATCCCAAGCCTTCAAATTCCCTTGCGTCCCCTTGCTTACCCACAGCCGTGACAATAATTCGGGCAAGGCTGTTCAACTCGGGGTTCTGGCTGACTTCCCGGCCAATATTCCTTGCATATTGATCCGATTCATTGACCTCCATAATGACCACATGAAAAGGCGTTACACTTTCATTGGCAAAAGTTATAAGTTCAATCAGTTGATTGTGCCCACATGTTTCATAGTGAAAGCCGATCCGGTCAAAAATTTTAGTCAGCCGAGTACTGGGTTCGGGCTTGTCGGATACGGCAACCACCCTGATTTCGTTTACGGGAACGATAGACGGGGTCTGGGAAATCTCTTCGGGCAGCTGTTTTTCAAAGGGCGCCTCAAACCAGAAGGTAGAGCCTATCATTTCAATGCTGTCCACCCCCACCTGACCACCCATGAGTTCAATAAACAATTTTGATATGAACAAGCCAAGGCCGGTACCGCCATATTTCTTTGTTATGGAGGCGTCAGCCTGAACAAAAGGAGCAAAAAGGCCATTCATAACCTCCTCACTGATACCGATACCTGTATCGTCCACGCTGAAATGAATCCGCGCGTGCTCTTCTTTGTCCTCTTTGATTGTCACATTCAAGGTCACAGATCCGGTTTCAGTAAATTTTATGGCATTGCTGGTAAAATTTAATATCACCTGGCGTATTCTGCCGATATCTCCTTTGAGCAGCCTTGGCACATCCGCATCTATATTATAAATAAACTCAAGGCCTTTTTGCCTGGCCTGCAATTCAGGCAAAGAGACAATATCCTTAATGGCAATTTCAAGATCAAAGGGGCGGATATCAAGTTCAATTTTGCCGGCTTCAATTTTGGATAGATCCAGTATATCATCTACTATGGTTAAAAGGGCTTTAGCACTGTTATAGGCAATGTCCGCATATCGTTTTTGGTCAGTATCAAGCTCAGAGTCGAGAAGGACATGAAGCATGCCGATGACCCCGTTCATAGGATTTCGTATTTCATGGCTCATGTTGGCCAAAAATCTATCCTTAACCTCAATGGCGTTTTCAGCATCATCCTGGATTTTTCGGGAAAGCGTAACAGCCGACTGCTTTTCTGAGATCAACTTCTGTTGTTTTTTGAGTATTAAAAACAGGACGGCGCCAACGCCGGAAAACAAAATGATGAAAAAAACAAGGCGAAATTCATTGGGATTCAACACCCCCGGTCCCCAGGACGGTCCCCAATAAAAAAAAGAAAGCAAAAGGCCCAAAAAACAGCAAAAAACAAAAAAACCGGTCAAATCAGCAAATAGAACAGTTCCGGCCATCACAATAATAAAAAAAAAGAGTCCGGGACTGAAAACACCACCGGTAAGACAGGTAAACCAAGTGATATAAGCGGAGAAGATCAGTAATATACTGCGCCCCCGGATGACGAATCGTTGCTCAGTGTGCCCACCTAAAAGATAATGTGCGGCCCAAATCAGGCAGACGGAGGCAATTGAAGGGGAAATAAGGACAAGAGTTTTCGCATACAGCCCCATTCCTGCAAGGCAAACTATAATTGCCGTCATGATAGATGACAGCCGTATTGAAATGTCTTTATCAGTGATCATTTAGTGTTTGCCAATTTAAATTTTTTAAGAATTTGAATATAAATAATATAACTGTCCAGCTGTTTGAATGTCAAACCCTAATTCCCGCCCATTTAGAAATAGTATTTGTTACAATCTCATTGTTAAACAAAGATATTAATTGATGAGCGGACACGGTTGAATTAACGCCTGCTTATTGGCTTAAAAATTTAATTTGAAGAAGGTTTTATTTTTTCTTGACATTATTGTTATTTATATATAATAAATATTCTTAATTGAGAGTAAAATATTATGATTAAAACAAATATTATTAACAGCCTAGTGGTCCTTATTATCGTGGAGGTGATTATTGTCACCTCCTGGCGAAGGGGCGATTAGTGGCTTAAATAAGATTAATTAAAAAAAGCCGTTACCAGCCCCGAAGGGGGGCCGGTAACGGCTTTTTTGCTTTTAGGAGACTTTTTAAAAAATGAAAAGAAGCCGCATTGCAACACAGGGCGTGGCAAGGGCACCCCACCGGGGCCTGCTTAAAGCGTTAGGGTATACTGATATGGAGTTGAGCCGCCCCCTGATCGGGATTGCCAATTCCGCCAATGAACTGATCCCGGGGCACATGCACCTTGACTCCATTGTCAAAGCCGTCAAGGCCGGTATTTCCATGGCTGGCGGTACCCCTATGGAATTTTCCACCATCGGTGTATGTGACGGTGTTGCTATGAACCATATCGGCATGCACTATTCACTGGCATCAAGGGAACTTATTGCCGACAGTATCGAAGTGACGGCCACAGCCCACCCCTTTGACGGTATTGTCATGGTGCCCAATTGTGACAAAATTGTGCCGGGCATGCTGATGGCTGCGGCAAGGCTTAATATTCCCTCCATTTTTGTCAGCGGCGGTCCAATGCTGGCAGGACGCCACCCCCATGACCGGTCAAAGAAAATTGACCTGATCACTATATTCGAGGCTGTGGGTGCCGTACAAAGCGACAAAATGACCGAAGAAGAACTTTTGGAAATGGAAAATGCGGCTTGTCCCACCTGCGGATCCTGTGCAGGCATGTTTACGGCCAATTCCATGAACTGCCTCACCGAAGCCATCGGCATGGGACTGCCGGGCAACGGCACTATTCCGGCACCCATGTCCAGCCGGGTGCGTCTGGCAAAAGCGGCCGGTATGCAGATCATGAATCTGGTGGTACACGATATTACCCCGGACAAAATCATGACCCGGCAGGCGTTTATGAATGCCTTGGCCGTGGATATGGCCCTGGGCTGTTCCACTAATACGGTGCTGCATCTTAAAGCCGTGGCTGCCGAAGCCGGTGTGGATATTCCTCTTGATCTGATCAATGAAGTCAGCAAAAAAACCCCCCATTTATGCTCTTTGAGCCCCGGTGGAAAGGACCACATTGAAGACCTTGATTCAGCCGGTGGTATCCAGGCTGTCATGAAAGAACTCAGTGATAACAAAATGATCGACACAAGCCTTATAACGGCCACAGGTAAAACCATCGAAGAAAACCTTGAAAAAGTTAAGGTCAAGTACCCGGATGTCATCAGGCCGGTTAATGATCCTTACCACAAGGAAGGCGGACTTGCCGTATTGTTCGGCAACCTTGCCCCTGAAGGCTGTGTGGTTAAGCAGTCTGCGGTTCTCCCGGAAATGATGACCCACCAGGGGCCTGCACGGGTATTTAACTGTGAAGAAGATGCCAGCAACGCCATCATGGAACGGCAGATCAATCCGGGCGATGTCATCGTGATCCGTTACGAAGGACCGGC
This window of the uncultured Desulfobacter sp. genome carries:
- a CDS encoding response regulator; translated protein: MIDIQNMTILIVDDMKSMRLTLRKMLRNLEIGKNLLFADNGRSGLNMLKNSSCDLLIVDWNMPEMNGSEMLARLRRDKNIRDIPVVMVTAENERDIVADVAEHEVDGYLLKPLTLAALDTKIKSVVEAANHPDKAKLHLLEARACEEAGNIEGAIDEIRRALALKPNASRILRKLGLLYIQVKKTEIGEKCLQKAVAVNCQDTISRSHLAKLYIKKRAYKRAAQLYMEILAFSTKYFEPAVRLGETLLVNGFRNEARMLFSRIMSKSRSNKGLQGQIINICLENQEYEFVADIVTEAIKDNPSNMDLMYTAGTIYLQTGDQAKALECFVTVDNSRRGDIKTKLQIAQIHFSNRRILQTDDYLNRILRIDPSNKEALKMRQQI
- a CDS encoding response regulator, encoding MITDKDISIRLSSIMTAIIVCLAGMGLYAKTLVLISPSIASVCLIWAAHYLLGGHTEQRFVIRGRSILLIFSAYITWFTCLTGGVFSPGLFFFIIVMAGTVLFADLTGFFVFCCFLGLLLSFFYWGPSWGPGVLNPNEFRLVFFIILFSGVGAVLFLILKKQQKLISEKQSAVTLSRKIQDDAENAIEVKDRFLANMSHEIRNPMNGVIGMLHVLLDSELDTDQKRYADIAYNSAKALLTIVDDILDLSKIEAGKIELDIRPFDLEIAIKDIVSLPELQARQKGLEFIYNIDADVPRLLKGDIGRIRQVILNFTSNAIKFTETGSVTLNVTIKEDKEEHARIHFSVDDTGIGISEEVMNGLFAPFVQADASITKKYGGTGLGLFISKLFIELMGGQVGVDSIEMIGSTFWFEAPFEKQLPEEISQTPSIVPVNEIRVVAVSDKPEPSTRLTKIFDRIGFHYETCGHNQLIELITFANESVTPFHVVIMEVNESDQYARNIGREVSQNPELNSLARIIVTAVGKQGDAREFEGLGFSAFLSFPLDTSILQDALHMVLSPTYKKSNQAIITRYALAERKKRAFKILIVDDIDTNVVTVKEIIKKQGYQTDSASNGIQAVEKVKQNKYDLIFMDCQMPEMDGYEASRRIREYETLEDLMATPIIAMTGNAFEKDQQACKAAGMDDFIKKPVNPRALIELINMYKSESLACEVFLSPDSKTPDRDIHKAEKKEQVAAGVEENPASAPVFDRTVFLERFGNDEDMAAEVLASFFQEVDGLVDNLIAAIKKAPIDPGYVKDCAHALKGAAANVNAEQLRLAAFDIESRAGDGEPSDSLVEPEILEQYLNWFKEKAIL
- the ilvD gene encoding dihydroxy-acid dehydratase; this translates as MKRSRIATQGVARAPHRGLLKALGYTDMELSRPLIGIANSANELIPGHMHLDSIVKAVKAGISMAGGTPMEFSTIGVCDGVAMNHIGMHYSLASRELIADSIEVTATAHPFDGIVMVPNCDKIVPGMLMAAARLNIPSIFVSGGPMLAGRHPHDRSKKIDLITIFEAVGAVQSDKMTEEELLEMENAACPTCGSCAGMFTANSMNCLTEAIGMGLPGNGTIPAPMSSRVRLAKAAGMQIMNLVVHDITPDKIMTRQAFMNALAVDMALGCSTNTVLHLKAVAAEAGVDIPLDLINEVSKKTPHLCSLSPGGKDHIEDLDSAGGIQAVMKELSDNKMIDTSLITATGKTIEENLEKVKVKYPDVIRPVNDPYHKEGGLAVLFGNLAPEGCVVKQSAVLPEMMTHQGPARVFNCEEDASNAIMERQINPGDVIVIRYEGPAGGPGMREMLTPTSAIAGMGLDDRCALITDGRFSGGTKGASIGHVSPEAAQGGLIAFVNEGDQISIDIPNKTIELLVPEEELAQRKADWKKPEPKIKKGYMARYAKMVTSAGNGAIFK